The following are encoded in a window of Kitasatospora fiedleri genomic DNA:
- a CDS encoding SpoIIE family protein phosphatase codes for MATEPEAPGPARRTPPAQATRNETPANPLRTAPGPSVGRPVPSSGRGLPTRTGDSSPEWLEPAMAANGIGSFDWDIRRDALVGDQRACAILGLVGQPFDRTSASFLALLHPEDAPVVRRRVERAVAELGQCGAYYRTVFPDGELHAVRFRGRVLADAFGRPSRMVGFVWDATVELHKRERADELAVLREQRSRFIKEAARALSEAVTVRDVARVFTELPLPGLGPDGLALASLEAGRIALLGSTGYHNGLSNQFDRVPLAPTHPAAEAVRQRAPIFVSSREEYRERYPEAWDWAERSGRSSWAFLPLIASGRPTGICVVSFDDDRELDADERTLLSTLGGLVAQSLARARLHDAEHELAAGLQRVMLPRTVPAVPGVSTAVRYLAAGSGLQIGGDWYDVVPLPGGHVGLVIGDVQGHDVHAAGIMGQLRIALRAYAAEGHPPAAVMARASRFLADLDTDHFATCTYAEVNVDYGVVYAVRAGHLDPVVRRADGTAHPVPVAGGLPLGVDPDEEYRVTRFSLDPGETVVLCTDGLVEARDMDLDTGFARLCATVSGELPGIDESPREPLEELADRIASQAADGSEREDDIALLLLRWDGPAGGRAAQQLRRRIGQADLARIAELRGELRDALRRWGVPELIDTAELLSSELVTNAIRHTDRDAMFTARLYQERGRARLRVEVEDESDLWPTRRTPGEQASSGRGLMLVEALADTWGVEPRGTGKRMWFELSS; via the coding sequence ATGGCCACAGAGCCCGAGGCGCCTGGGCCCGCCCGCCGCACCCCGCCCGCCCAGGCCACCAGGAACGAGACCCCCGCGAACCCGCTGCGCACCGCCCCCGGCCCGTCCGTCGGCCGCCCCGTGCCGTCCTCCGGGCGCGGCCTGCCGACCCGCACCGGCGACTCCAGCCCCGAGTGGCTGGAACCGGCGATGGCCGCCAACGGCATCGGCTCGTTCGACTGGGACATCCGCCGCGACGCGCTGGTCGGCGACCAGCGCGCCTGCGCGATCCTCGGCCTGGTCGGGCAGCCCTTCGACCGCACCTCCGCCTCCTTCCTGGCCCTGCTGCACCCCGAGGACGCGCCCGTGGTGCGCCGCCGGGTCGAGCGCGCCGTCGCCGAGCTCGGCCAGTGCGGCGCCTACTACCGCACCGTCTTCCCCGACGGCGAACTGCACGCCGTGCGCTTCCGCGGCCGGGTGCTGGCCGACGCCTTCGGCCGCCCGTCCCGGATGGTCGGCTTCGTCTGGGACGCCACCGTCGAACTGCACAAGCGCGAGCGCGCCGACGAACTGGCCGTGCTGCGCGAGCAGCGCTCCCGGTTCATCAAGGAGGCCGCCCGGGCGCTCTCCGAGGCCGTCACCGTCCGGGACGTCGCCCGGGTCTTCACCGAACTGCCGCTGCCGGGCCTGGGCCCCGACGGCCTCGCGCTGGCCTCGCTGGAGGCCGGGCGGATCGCGCTGCTCGGCTCCACCGGCTACCACAACGGCCTCAGCAACCAGTTCGACCGCGTCCCGCTGGCCCCCACCCACCCCGCCGCCGAGGCGGTCCGGCAGCGCGCCCCGATCTTCGTCTCCAGCCGCGAGGAGTACCGCGAGCGCTACCCCGAAGCCTGGGACTGGGCCGAGCGGAGCGGCCGCTCCTCCTGGGCCTTCCTGCCGCTGATCGCCAGCGGCCGTCCCACCGGCATCTGCGTGGTCTCCTTCGACGACGACCGCGAACTCGACGCCGACGAGCGGACCCTGCTCTCCACCCTCGGCGGCCTGGTCGCCCAGTCGCTGGCCCGGGCCCGCCTGCACGACGCCGAGCACGAACTCGCCGCCGGCCTCCAGCGCGTCATGCTGCCCCGCACCGTCCCCGCCGTCCCCGGCGTCAGCACCGCCGTCCGCTACCTCGCGGCCGGCTCCGGCCTCCAGATCGGCGGCGACTGGTACGACGTCGTCCCGCTCCCCGGCGGGCACGTCGGCCTGGTCATCGGCGACGTCCAGGGCCACGACGTGCACGCCGCCGGCATCATGGGCCAGCTGCGGATCGCGCTGCGCGCCTACGCCGCCGAGGGCCACCCGCCCGCCGCGGTGATGGCCCGCGCCTCCCGCTTCCTCGCCGACCTCGACACCGACCACTTCGCCACCTGCACCTACGCCGAGGTCAACGTCGACTACGGCGTGGTCTACGCCGTCCGGGCCGGGCACCTCGACCCGGTGGTGCGCCGCGCCGACGGCACCGCGCACCCCGTCCCGGTCGCCGGCGGCCTGCCGCTGGGCGTCGACCCCGACGAGGAGTACCGGGTCACCCGGTTCAGCCTCGACCCCGGCGAGACGGTCGTGCTCTGCACCGACGGACTGGTCGAGGCCCGCGACATGGACCTCGACACCGGCTTCGCCCGGCTCTGCGCGACCGTCTCCGGCGAGCTCCCCGGCATCGACGAGTCACCCCGCGAACCGCTGGAGGAACTCGCCGACCGGATCGCCTCCCAGGCCGCCGACGGCAGCGAGCGCGAGGACGACATCGCCCTGCTCCTGCTGCGCTGGGACGGCCCCGCGGGCGGGCGCGCCGCGCAGCAGCTGCGCCGCCGGATCGGCCAGGCCGACCTGGCCCGGATCGCCGAACTGCGCGGCGAACTCCGGGACGCGCTGCGGCGCTGGGGCGTGCCCGAACTGATCGACACCGCCGAGCTGCTCTCCTCCGAACTCGTCACCAACGCGATCCGGCACACCGACCGCGACGCGATGTTCACCGCCCGCCTCTACCAGGAGCGCGGCCGGGCCCGGCTGCGGGTCGAGGTCGAGGACGAGTCCGACCTCTGGCCGACCCGCCGCACCCCCGGCGAGCAGGCGTCCTCCGGCCGCGGCCTGATGCTGGTCGAGGCGCTCGCCGACACCTGGGGCGTGGAGCCCCGGGGCACCGGCAAGCGGATGTGGTTCGAACTCAGCAGCTGA
- a CDS encoding ATP-binding protein → MPEAPAAHLPGCALHRRLHAALDAADLPAVGAVRRRLRVALEHWGVPAELADTAELLASELVTNALVHTGRGAVFDAVLTDAARLRVEVQDAAGGRVPNRRAASETATSGRGLLLVEALADDWGVQLRADGKTTWFELSAA, encoded by the coding sequence GTGCCGGAGGCCCCGGCGGCGCACCTGCCCGGGTGCGCGCTGCACCGCCGGCTGCACGCCGCGCTGGACGCGGCGGACCTGCCGGCGGTCGGCGCGGTCCGCCGTCGGCTGCGGGTTGCGCTGGAGCACTGGGGCGTCCCCGCGGAGCTGGCCGACACCGCGGAGCTGCTCGCCTCCGAGCTGGTCACCAACGCGCTGGTGCACACCGGCCGGGGCGCGGTGTTCGACGCGGTGCTGACCGACGCCGCCCGGCTGCGGGTCGAGGTGCAGGATGCCGCCGGCGGTCGGGTGCCCAACCGGCGCGCGGCCTCCGAGACGGCCACCTCGGGGCGCGGCCTGCTGCTGGTGGAGGCGCTGGCGGACGACTGGGGCGTGCAGCTGCGGGCCGACGGGAAGACCACCTGGTTCGAACTGTCCGCGGCCTGA
- the ureA gene encoding urease subunit gamma yields the protein MRLTPTERDRLLIFTAAELARARRARGVRLNVPEATALIADTVCEAARDGRRLAEAIEAGRSVLSAADVLPGVADVVTVVQVEAVFEDGTRLAVVTDPFRGAGSLGEDAPGAALPGAGAGYDPVEESLLLPVHNTAAVPISVTSHFHFFESNPRLAFDRAAAYGTHLAVPAGSSVRFDPGATVEVGLVPIGGARVAIGFAGLVDGPLDAPGAKEAALAKARATGYLTEFDDAGFDGTGFDGTGSDDAEPAQ from the coding sequence GTGCGACTGACCCCCACCGAACGGGACCGGCTGCTGATCTTCACCGCGGCCGAACTGGCCCGCGCCCGGCGGGCGCGGGGCGTGCGGTTGAACGTCCCCGAGGCGACGGCGCTGATCGCGGACACGGTCTGCGAGGCGGCCCGCGACGGCCGGCGGCTCGCCGAGGCGATCGAGGCCGGCCGCAGCGTGCTGAGCGCCGCGGACGTGCTGCCGGGCGTCGCGGACGTGGTGACGGTGGTGCAGGTGGAGGCGGTGTTCGAGGACGGCACCCGGCTCGCGGTGGTCACCGACCCGTTCCGCGGGGCGGGCTCGCTGGGCGAGGACGCGCCGGGCGCGGCGCTGCCCGGCGCCGGGGCCGGGTACGACCCGGTGGAGGAGTCGCTGCTGCTGCCGGTGCACAACACCGCCGCGGTGCCGATCTCGGTGACCTCGCACTTCCACTTCTTCGAGTCCAACCCGCGGCTGGCCTTCGACCGGGCCGCCGCCTACGGCACCCACCTCGCGGTGCCGGCCGGCTCCTCGGTGCGCTTCGACCCGGGCGCCACCGTCGAGGTCGGCCTGGTGCCGATCGGCGGGGCCCGGGTGGCGATCGGGTTCGCCGGGCTGGTGGACGGCCCGCTGGACGCGCCGGGCGCGAAGGAGGCGGCGCTCGCGAAGGCCCGGGCCACGGGCTACCTGACGGAGTTCGACGA